Proteins encoded within one genomic window of Pseudalkalibacillus sp. SCS-8:
- the udk gene encoding uridine kinase, with protein sequence MGKKPVVIGVAGGSGSGKTTVAKEIFRKFADQSILILEQDAYYKDQSEKSMEERLETNYDHPLAFDNDLLIQHIEQLRNMEAIEKPVYDYTAHTRSDKIIPIEPKDVIILEGILILEDERLRDLMDIKLFVDTDADVRIIRRLLRDMNERGRTIDSVIEQYTSVVRPMHNQFIEPTKRYADIIIPEGGQNRVAIDLMVTKIKTILETKEILNP encoded by the coding sequence TGGCCGGAGGATCAGGCTCCGGAAAAACGACAGTGGCAAAGGAAATATTCAGGAAGTTTGCCGATCAATCGATCTTGATCCTTGAACAGGATGCATACTATAAGGATCAATCTGAGAAGTCTATGGAAGAAAGACTTGAAACAAACTATGATCATCCACTTGCGTTCGATAATGATCTTCTGATACAACATATAGAGCAGCTTCGTAATATGGAAGCGATCGAAAAACCGGTTTACGACTATACAGCACATACAAGAAGTGATAAAATAATTCCAATTGAGCCAAAAGATGTTATTATATTAGAAGGAATTCTGATTTTAGAGGACGAGCGTCTACGTGATTTGATGGATATCAAGCTTTTCGTTGATACGGATGCCGATGTCCGGATCATCCGTCGCTTATTACGAGACATGAACGAACGAGGTCGTACGATTGATTCTGTAATAGAGCAGTACACTTCCGTTGTTCGTCCGATGCATAATCAATTCATTGAACCGACAAAACGTTATGCAGATATCATAATACCTGAAGGCGGGCAAAATCGGGTAGCGATCGACTTGATGGTAACGAAGATCAAGACGATACTCGAAACAAAAGAAATATTGAATCCATAA
- the greA gene encoding transcription elongation factor GreA yields the protein MAEEKKHYMTEEGKEKLENELEYLKTEKRKEVVERIKVARSFGDLSENSEYDAAKDEQAFVEARIQQLEKMVRNAEIIEEQDEDPHVVSIGKSVKFIELPDGEEESYTIVGSAEADPFEGKISNDSPMARSLLGRTVGDEVSVQTPGGEMNVRITEVG from the coding sequence ATGGCAGAAGAAAAGAAACATTACATGACTGAAGAAGGTAAAGAAAAATTAGAAAATGAATTAGAATACCTAAAAACGGAAAAGCGTAAGGAAGTTGTCGAGCGCATTAAAGTAGCAAGAAGCTTCGGTGACTTATCTGAGAACTCCGAGTACGATGCTGCGAAAGACGAGCAAGCATTCGTGGAAGCACGTATTCAACAGTTGGAGAAAATGGTTCGAAACGCTGAAATCATCGAAGAGCAAGACGAGGATCCGCATGTTGTTTCAATCGGAAAGTCTGTTAAATTCATTGAGCTTCCAGATGGAGAAGAGGAATCTTACACAATTGTCGGAAGTGCGGAAGCAGATCCGTTTGAAGGAAAGATTTCCAATGATTCTCCAATGGCAAGAAGCTTGCTCGGACGTACAGTAGGCGATGAAGTATCTGTACAAACACCTGGTGGAGAAATGAACGTCCGTATTACGGAAGTTGGCTAA